Proteins from a genomic interval of Tenacibaculum sp. SZ-18:
- a CDS encoding surface-adhesin E family protein: protein MKYLIILFFAFSLNSNSQTSDWKLLEENEEFKIFTKDHSKKSAWYMMEYKKIKIEETILGNKQKIKRVLILHEFDCENKMMGTLAEISYDENGKTINSNDYGKYADLKHVIPNTLGERILYNFCN, encoded by the coding sequence ATGAAATATTTAATAATCCTATTTTTTGCATTTAGTTTAAATAGTAATTCACAAACTTCGGATTGGAAATTGCTAGAGGAAAATGAAGAATTTAAAATCTTTACCAAAGATCATTCTAAAAAATCAGCATGGTATATGATGGAATACAAAAAGATTAAAATTGAGGAAACCATTTTAGGCAATAAACAGAAAATAAAAAGGGTTCTTATACTTCATGAGTTTGATTGTGAAAATAAAATGATGGGAACTTTAGCCGAAATAAGTTATGATGAAAATGGAAAAACTATAAACTCAAATGATTACGGAAAATATGCAGATTTAAAGCATGTTATTCCTAATACACTTGGAGAAAGGATATTATATAATTTTTGTAATTGA
- a CDS encoding zinc finger-like domain-containing protein, with the protein MTLSTEEIIEIIKSNPNKASITEAIKQHNELNMHVNAVGVHEHLASLKDYETDLQIKVGSKIIESNKGLYNSLLNPTTKVFSAKGGTKRYELPNSSKDKFREELNNVAHGLNVRKWLEKKIFNKYITDPNGIIFIEVENENPKATFKSITSIYDYKLVGQKVEYVVFNPFKKDEDSDKFYYRVVDDLNDYIFEKDNDTVRLIEEETFENHFNECPAIVVSDIFDDVSGIKSSFVSNTLEKANKFLYDNSVHSKHKLLFGFSKYWEYGITCNTCSGEGVVRGEDGGEVECSSCHGTGVRSLGDVTDKRVIPLPIDKESPVLKEFSGHETPDLDIWKQYKEDLKDHKKELYKELWNVNYTIESQGQSKTATEAVIDVQPINDKLHSVTDNFEKLEKFVTDLYGVFHYESQYKGSSINYGRRYLIESPDVLWKKLCNAKAEKMPYVFLINLTKEYIQSLYANNEEECAIQMKLLKIEPFVFMTIDEVVKLNIDSIEKKKKIYFQEWYKSKSETQLLLGRKEELEKDLEVFINTKSYKDETKKI; encoded by the coding sequence ATGACATTATCTACTGAAGAGATAATTGAAATAATCAAAAGCAACCCTAATAAAGCATCAATTACTGAGGCAATAAAGCAGCATAACGAGTTGAATATGCATGTTAATGCTGTTGGGGTACATGAACATCTTGCTTCGCTAAAAGATTATGAGACTGACTTACAAATTAAAGTAGGATCTAAAATTATAGAGTCAAACAAAGGTTTATATAATTCTTTATTAAATCCAACTACTAAAGTATTTTCTGCCAAAGGAGGAACAAAGCGCTATGAGTTACCTAATTCCTCAAAAGATAAATTTAGAGAGGAGCTAAACAATGTTGCGCATGGTCTAAATGTTAGAAAGTGGTTAGAAAAGAAAATATTCAATAAGTATATAACTGATCCTAACGGAATCATATTTATAGAGGTAGAGAATGAGAATCCTAAAGCAACTTTTAAAAGCATTACATCTATTTATGATTATAAACTAGTTGGGCAAAAAGTAGAATATGTTGTTTTTAATCCATTCAAGAAGGATGAAGACTCTGATAAATTTTATTATCGAGTAGTAGATGATCTTAACGATTACATCTTTGAAAAAGATAATGATACAGTAAGGTTAATTGAAGAGGAAACATTCGAGAACCATTTTAATGAGTGTCCTGCGATTGTTGTCTCGGATATTTTCGACGATGTTTCGGGAATAAAATCTTCATTTGTAAGTAACACTCTTGAAAAAGCTAATAAATTTTTATACGATAATTCAGTACACTCAAAACACAAGCTATTATTTGGTTTCTCTAAATATTGGGAATACGGTATAACTTGTAATACATGTAGTGGTGAAGGTGTTGTCAGAGGTGAAGACGGTGGAGAAGTAGAATGCTCCTCATGCCATGGAACAGGTGTACGTTCTTTAGGTGATGTAACCGACAAACGAGTGATTCCATTACCTATTGATAAAGAAAGTCCAGTATTAAAAGAGTTTTCAGGACATGAAACACCAGACCTTGATATTTGGAAACAATACAAAGAGGATTTAAAGGATCATAAGAAAGAGTTATACAAGGAACTTTGGAATGTAAATTATACCATTGAATCTCAAGGTCAATCTAAGACAGCAACTGAGGCTGTGATTGATGTTCAACCCATAAATGACAAGTTACACTCTGTTACTGATAATTTCGAAAAGTTAGAAAAGTTTGTAACTGATCTATATGGAGTTTTTCACTACGAATCGCAGTATAAAGGTAGTTCTATTAATTACGGAAGAAGATATTTAATCGAAAGCCCAGATGTTTTATGGAAGAAGTTATGTAATGCAAAAGCTGAGAAAATGCCTTATGTGTTCTTAATAAATCTTACCAAAGAATATATCCAATCACTTTACGCAAATAATGAGGAAGAATGTGCTATTCAGATGAAATTACTGAAGATAGAACCTTTTGTCTTCATGACTATTGACGAAGTGGTAAAATTAAACATTGATTCTATTGAAAAGAAAAAGAAGATATACTTCCAAGAATGGTATAAATCTAAATCAGAAACCCAATTATTACTAGGAAGAAAGGAAGAATTAGAGAAAGATCTAGAGGTATTTATTAATACAAAATCATACAAAGATGAAACAAAAAAGATTTAA
- a CDS encoding tetratricopeptide repeat protein: protein MKLFGFNKKIKEPKFRITEPDRDWVEDNFKWLIKVFGYPSRQSEQILITDKFFPKTFSTSDLIVQNLIEDLCNLLGVDSIKIRFELHEDLRDVYGMPFEMEGKPFETETEVTENNYKIHIAKSISKRPNRLVFSLIYEFIKIRLKENKLQYDTGDDTSLFIFIAGIYFGFGIPLSQNLTDRGRIDDGFWETKWNYVSEMPSEVMAFGLATYSKLIEQDNPEWKNELSQENKILFEGAIAFLNDSPSTVFSKAELDANDLFHLADQEYKKGNYEEAISNLQKILFLTNDELLKSDVYNNIGYYQIRSGAYEKSITNFDKALQIDPNYGFAYDNLGYSLIQMGQIEEGKQQLEKALKTENNDNAYTYRNLALYHLAKNELEQAESNFKLAFESETVPVDLLELHYANFLINQGETEKGIEYLEKAVEKGEPEAIERMNEIKKN, encoded by the coding sequence ATGAAATTATTCGGATTCAATAAGAAAATAAAAGAGCCAAAGTTTCGAATAACGGAACCTGATAGAGATTGGGTTGAGGATAATTTTAAATGGTTGATTAAAGTATTTGGCTACCCTAGTAGACAAAGTGAGCAAATTCTTATTACGGATAAATTCTTTCCAAAGACCTTTTCAACCAGTGATTTAATAGTCCAAAACTTGATTGAAGACCTCTGCAACTTGCTAGGAGTAGATTCTATTAAAATTAGGTTTGAGCTGCACGAGGATTTACGAGATGTTTATGGGATGCCATTTGAAATGGAAGGCAAGCCATTTGAAACTGAAACAGAGGTGACGGAGAACAATTACAAAATTCACATTGCCAAAAGTATTTCTAAACGACCAAACCGACTCGTATTTAGTCTAATTTATGAATTCATTAAAATTCGACTAAAAGAAAATAAACTGCAATACGACACAGGAGATGATACTTCATTATTCATATTTATTGCAGGAATCTATTTCGGCTTTGGAATTCCACTTTCTCAAAACTTAACTGATAGAGGAAGAATTGATGATGGATTTTGGGAAACCAAATGGAACTATGTTTCTGAAATGCCAAGTGAAGTAATGGCTTTCGGATTAGCAACTTATTCGAAGCTAATAGAACAAGATAATCCAGAGTGGAAAAATGAACTGTCTCAAGAAAATAAAATACTATTTGAAGGTGCTATTGCTTTTCTTAATGATTCGCCTTCGACAGTTTTCAGTAAAGCTGAACTTGATGCCAATGATTTATTTCATTTAGCTGACCAAGAGTATAAAAAAGGTAATTATGAAGAAGCTATTTCCAACCTTCAAAAAATCTTATTTCTAACGAACGATGAATTGCTAAAATCTGATGTTTACAATAATATTGGATATTACCAGATAAGAAGTGGTGCCTATGAGAAAAGCATTACAAATTTTGACAAAGCACTTCAAATAGATCCAAATTACGGTTTTGCCTATGACAATTTAGGATACTCCTTAATCCAAATGGGGCAAATAGAAGAAGGTAAGCAACAACTTGAAAAGGCTTTGAAAACGGAAAACAATGACAATGCCTATACATACAGAAACTTAGCCTTGTATCATCTAGCTAAAAATGAATTAGAACAAGCTGAGTCAAATTTTAAATTGGCTTTTGAATCCGAAACTGTTCCAGTCGACCTTTTGGAACTACATTACGCAAATTTCCTTATCAACCAGGGGGAAACTGAAAAAGGTATTGAGTACTTGGAGAAAGCCGTTGAAAAAGGTGAACCAGAAGCTATAGAACGAATGAACGAAATAAAGAAAAACTAA
- a CDS encoding terminase small subunit, whose protein sequence is MGKNKYIETPERMWELFTQYKEDVDTNPLTRKDWVGKDAEVVNREYTRALTMEGFECFVMNHTEITYPDLTEYFEGKNESYKDYFPICSRIRREIRKDQIEKGLAGLINPSITQRLNGLVDKKETRLDITEFYVGDDED, encoded by the coding sequence ATGGGAAAAAACAAATACATAGAGACTCCTGAGAGAATGTGGGAACTCTTCACTCAGTATAAAGAAGATGTAGATACAAATCCATTAACTAGAAAGGATTGGGTAGGAAAGGATGCGGAAGTAGTTAATAGAGAATATACAAGAGCTTTAACTATGGAAGGTTTCGAGTGTTTTGTAATGAATCATACAGAAATAACCTATCCAGACTTAACAGAATATTTCGAAGGAAAGAATGAATCTTATAAAGATTATTTCCCTATCTGTTCACGTATAAGAAGAGAAATAAGAAAGGATCAGATAGAAAAAGGATTGGCAGGATTAATAAATCCAAGCATTACCCAAAGATTGAATGGTCTAGTAGATAAGAAAGAAACTAGACTAGATATAACTGAATTTTACGTAGGAGACGACGAAGATTAG
- a CDS encoding phage tail tape measure protein has protein sequence MSKGKISFSDSIDEKIFQIGNDLAKSLQPGIDKVEQLKGVFDALKSSALAQSEIEKQFKISKTRKDFLEIKKKEAQVSQISLKAKMQEEKLRQTIINTEKKEIELANKKEAVQRRNNKLTLEEKVQNQALNRIKRLQIREQLGLVDAYEKLNRKRTEAQRKLKNLLSSEKLNERQIRRARAEYEKLNNRISKVDNATDEFSKNIGNYSSSLNSLKGLLASIATNFGLIGGSFAFIQVMRNGLKIIRDFEKQNATLAGVLQVEKEELNDLRDSARELGETTVKTAGEVTTLQIAYARLGFSQKEILDLTESTIQGSIALNSNLESTAKLTGAVVNTFDDLSTTDAPKILDVLSLATAKSALDFEKLETGIPIVAGAANSAGIPFTKLVALMGKLSDAGIDVSTSSTALRNIFIESAAQGLNYEQILEKIKGSQDKLTASNDEYGKRAAVSASILANNIDQTKELDLALQNAGGTAEGMANKELDTLDGALQLLKSAWQGIILENDKATGTSNVLKEAIQFLANNLKLIVKVITTATGLWLAYKGAIVAVTIAKRLATSFTVAYRIAIVALNRGLIPTIKNLKLFRVALSNPVIAAAVVTISAIVIAFRKMSSEMTIAERKTKLLNNARKEAKKAISNEKASIDTLINTAKNENLSKEQRLKAILDLNSISPEYLGNITLENINTENTTKAIKSYIKELDKKALAQALAEKKQELYQKLIDAESKSIEDNVKWYENVTNLVLSLGDARKAAGKSVKDGIQNRNNEISGIKEEIKAIDSLIKKKTESGEISIGGRKTKDQKSNKVTNPDDNKRRLEREAYELAKFRIEKEIELQQEIVKNEEKTSLERFDSIKTRVEAEKKLAELKKEYLLSNEKLTANGKLLIEEQYQNDLDSIRNREDESLVDLEVEKEKRKAERLKDEQEKALNDKLKSEHEAFSKRQGVYENEENLVELREKRIAEIKKDYAKKALDFQIQAIETLLNNEQLSAEKRAKYERKLSKIKLEVAKISYEDFIEKSDGEVKKTADKVDKILNISSQLNSGISELSNSLFGTTISNIDAEIEKNDEKFSKQLENESLSEQNKKLIEDKREKEKQKLEKKRRAEERKQAVFNKLSAAAQAGINIGLGITKALAQGGFILGIPQAAIVASLGAIQLASILSQPIPKYKHGRKGGPAEFAEVGDGYVHEVVEKKNGEFYITPNTPTLTYLEEDDKVHSNMDDFIKSRTPKQYEELFRKGKLRSIDQNGKRAMDHNRLVVVKNDLNERLLTKVIKDASKSTEQSVLRAINKSLLGTKIHGVVNIESNDLYNKF, from the coding sequence ATGTCGAAAGGTAAAATTAGTTTTAGTGATTCAATTGACGAAAAGATTTTCCAAATAGGAAATGATTTAGCAAAGAGTTTACAACCTGGTATTGATAAGGTCGAACAATTAAAAGGAGTTTTTGATGCTTTAAAATCATCAGCTCTTGCTCAATCTGAGATAGAGAAACAATTCAAGATTTCTAAAACTAGAAAGGATTTTCTGGAAATAAAAAAGAAGGAAGCTCAGGTTAGTCAGATTTCTCTTAAGGCTAAAATGCAAGAGGAGAAATTGAGGCAAACTATAATTAATACGGAAAAGAAAGAAATTGAATTAGCGAATAAAAAAGAAGCAGTTCAAAGAAGAAACAACAAATTAACCTTAGAAGAAAAAGTTCAAAATCAAGCTCTAAATCGAATTAAACGACTTCAAATTCGTGAACAATTGGGTCTTGTTGATGCTTATGAGAAACTTAACAGAAAAAGAACAGAAGCCCAAAGGAAGCTCAAAAATTTACTCAGTTCAGAGAAACTCAATGAACGACAAATTCGAAGAGCGAGAGCAGAATATGAAAAGTTAAATAATAGAATTTCTAAGGTTGACAATGCAACTGATGAGTTTAGTAAGAATATAGGTAACTATTCTTCTTCATTAAATTCTTTAAAAGGACTGTTGGCGAGTATCGCAACAAACTTTGGATTGATTGGAGGTTCATTTGCCTTTATTCAAGTTATGCGAAATGGATTAAAGATTATTCGTGATTTTGAAAAACAAAACGCAACACTTGCAGGAGTATTGCAGGTTGAAAAAGAAGAATTGAATGATCTGAGAGATAGTGCAAGAGAATTAGGAGAAACCACAGTTAAAACCGCAGGAGAGGTAACTACTTTACAAATTGCCTACGCTCGATTAGGTTTTAGTCAGAAGGAAATTTTAGATTTAACAGAATCTACAATTCAAGGTTCTATTGCGTTAAATTCCAATCTTGAAAGTACCGCAAAATTAACAGGAGCAGTTGTCAATACTTTTGATGACTTATCTACAACCGATGCGCCAAAAATTTTGGATGTTCTATCCTTGGCTACAGCAAAAAGTGCGTTGGACTTTGAAAAACTTGAAACAGGAATTCCAATTGTTGCGGGTGCTGCTAATTCTGCGGGAATACCTTTCACGAAATTAGTTGCTTTAATGGGTAAGCTCTCGGATGCAGGTATTGATGTATCTACTAGTTCAACTGCATTAAGGAATATATTCATAGAAAGTGCTGCGCAAGGTTTAAACTATGAGCAAATCTTAGAGAAGATTAAAGGAAGTCAAGATAAGTTAACAGCTTCTAATGATGAATATGGTAAAAGAGCTGCTGTATCTGCTTCTATTTTGGCAAACAATATAGATCAAACTAAAGAACTTGATTTAGCTCTTCAAAATGCTGGAGGAACTGCTGAAGGAATGGCGAATAAGGAACTTGATACTCTTGATGGAGCTTTACAATTATTGAAGTCGGCTTGGCAAGGAATAATTCTAGAGAATGATAAGGCAACAGGAACTTCTAATGTACTTAAAGAAGCTATTCAGTTTCTTGCAAATAATCTAAAGTTAATTGTTAAAGTAATTACAACTGCAACTGGTCTTTGGTTAGCTTACAAAGGAGCAATTGTAGCTGTTACTATTGCAAAGAGATTAGCAACATCTTTTACTGTAGCATATAGAATAGCAATAGTAGCACTAAATAGAGGTTTGATTCCTACTATTAAGAACCTGAAGTTGTTTAGAGTTGCGTTATCAAATCCAGTAATTGCAGCAGCAGTTGTAACTATTAGTGCTATTGTTATAGCGTTTAGAAAAATGAGTTCTGAAATGACTATTGCAGAGCGAAAAACTAAATTATTGAACAATGCGAGAAAAGAAGCTAAGAAGGCTATTTCTAATGAAAAGGCAAGTATTGATACTTTAATTAATACTGCTAAAAACGAAAATTTATCAAAGGAGCAAAGACTTAAGGCAATTCTAGATCTAAACAGTATTAGTCCAGAATATCTGGGGAATATTACTTTAGAAAATATCAATACAGAGAATACCACTAAAGCTATAAAATCTTATATCAAAGAATTAGATAAAAAAGCTCTTGCTCAAGCTTTAGCTGAGAAAAAACAGGAATTATATCAAAAGTTAATCGATGCGGAAAGTAAATCTATAGAGGACAATGTCAAATGGTATGAAAATGTTACAAATTTAGTTTTATCTCTTGGTGATGCACGTAAGGCAGCAGGTAAAAGTGTGAAAGATGGAATTCAGAACCGAAATAATGAAATTTCAGGAATTAAGGAAGAAATCAAAGCTATTGATAGCCTTATAAAAAAGAAAACGGAATCGGGCGAAATTTCTATAGGAGGAAGAAAAACTAAAGATCAAAAATCTAATAAAGTTACCAATCCAGATGACAATAAAAGAAGGTTGGAAAGAGAAGCGTATGAATTGGCTAAGTTTAGAATTGAAAAAGAAATAGAGTTACAACAAGAAATTGTAAAGAATGAAGAAAAGACATCTTTAGAGAGATTTGATTCCATAAAAACTAGGGTTGAAGCGGAGAAGAAGTTAGCAGAGTTAAAAAAGGAGTATTTATTATCTAATGAAAAACTTACGGCTAATGGGAAGCTTCTAATAGAGGAACAGTACCAAAATGATTTAGATAGTATTCGAAATCGTGAAGATGAAAGTTTAGTAGATCTTGAAGTCGAGAAAGAAAAAAGAAAGGCTGAGAGATTAAAAGATGAGCAAGAAAAAGCCTTAAATGATAAGCTTAAGTCAGAACATGAAGCATTTTCTAAAAGACAAGGTGTATATGAGAATGAAGAGAACCTTGTTGAGTTAAGGGAAAAGAGAATTGCTGAGATTAAGAAAGACTATGCTAAAAAGGCATTAGATTTTCAAATTCAAGCAATTGAAACTCTTTTAAATAATGAGCAGTTATCTGCCGAAAAAAGAGCAAAGTACGAGAGAAAATTATCTAAAATTAAGCTTGAAGTTGCTAAGATTTCATACGAAGATTTTATTGAAAAAAGTGATGGTGAAGTAAAGAAGACTGCGGATAAAGTAGATAAAATACTCAATATTTCCAGTCAATTAAACTCTGGTATTTCAGAATTATCAAATTCATTGTTTGGTACGACTATATCAAATATTGATGCTGAGATAGAAAAGAATGACGAAAAGTTTAGTAAGCAACTAGAAAATGAATCGTTATCTGAACAAAACAAAAAATTAATAGAGGATAAAAGAGAAAAAGAGAAGCAAAAGTTAGAGAAGAAAAGGAGAGCTGAAGAAAGAAAGCAAGCCGTTTTTAACAAGTTATCTGCTGCTGCACAAGCTGGAATCAATATCGGTCTGGGAATTACAAAGGCTCTTGCACAAGGAGGTTTTATACTCGGTATTCCTCAAGCTGCAATAGTTGCAAGTCTTGGAGCAATTCAATTAGCTTCCATATTATCTCAACCTATTCCGAAATATAAGCATGGTAGAAAAGGAGGACCTGCCGAGTTTGCTGAAGTTGGTGATGGTTATGTACATGAAGTTGTTGAGAAAAAAAACGGTGAGTTCTACATTACCCCAAATACTCCAACATTAACTTATTTAGAAGAAGATGACAAGGTTCATAGTAACATGGATGATTTTATTAAATCCAGAACACCAAAACAGTACGAAGAACTTTTTCGTAAAGGAAAATTGAGGTCAATAGACCAGAATGGAAAAAGAGCTATGGATCATAATCGTTTGGTAGTAGTTAAGAATGATTTGAATGAAAGATTGTTAACTAAGGTTATTAAGGATGCATCCAAAAGTACAGAGCAAAGTGTTTTAAGAGCTATAAATAAAAGTCTTCTTGGAACGAAAATTCATGGAGTTGTAAATATAGAATCGAATGATCTTTATAATAAATTCTAA
- a CDS encoding transposase: protein MNKNTVYFGIDVSKDVLDVYDHQGNFHQFSNSIRGFKKLLKMTSYSSICVMESTGYYHVRLAYFLLENGVGVCVENPLKIKRYIQMNLSKIKTDKSDAKQIYNYALSQSPSLWKGESKVQQECLQIVRLLSVYTKQRTQLKNKIHGEEVLGIPSKFVLRSLKKQLKSLNKEVVSLEELLTLKVKEEHQKELSLLTSIPSIGSKTALALIVFTDGFQRFDSAKELCSYAGITPIIRESGSSIKGKPRISKIGNTKLRNLLFMCSFNAYKYNKACKALYQRLVAKGKSKKLALIAVCNKLLKQAFAIVKSGLPYDENFVSKLS from the coding sequence ATGAATAAAAATACAGTATATTTTGGTATTGATGTAAGTAAAGATGTTTTAGATGTTTATGATCATCAAGGTAATTTTCATCAGTTTAGTAATTCAATTAGGGGTTTTAAAAAGCTATTAAAAATGACTTCATATTCCAGTATATGTGTTATGGAGTCAACAGGTTATTATCATGTTCGTTTAGCATATTTTTTATTGGAAAATGGAGTTGGAGTTTGTGTTGAAAATCCACTAAAGATTAAGCGTTATATTCAAATGAATCTTTCAAAAATAAAGACAGACAAGAGTGATGCAAAACAAATATATAATTATGCATTAAGTCAGTCGCCAAGTTTATGGAAAGGAGAGAGTAAAGTTCAACAGGAGTGCTTGCAAATAGTACGTTTATTAAGTGTTTATACGAAGCAGCGTACTCAGTTAAAGAATAAAATCCATGGAGAAGAAGTTTTAGGAATCCCGAGTAAATTTGTTTTGAGATCATTGAAGAAACAATTAAAATCGCTGAATAAAGAGGTTGTAAGTTTAGAAGAACTATTGACCCTAAAGGTAAAAGAAGAACACCAAAAAGAATTGAGTTTACTTACATCAATTCCAAGTATTGGTTCTAAAACAGCCTTAGCATTAATTGTATTTACCGATGGATTTCAACGATTTGATTCAGCAAAAGAATTATGTAGTTACGCAGGAATCACCCCTATCATTAGAGAGTCAGGTAGCAGTATAAAAGGGAAACCTAGAATTAGTAAAATAGGTAATACTAAACTCAGGAATTTATTATTCATGTGTAGTTTTAATGCTTATAAATATAATAAGGCTTGTAAGGCACTTTATCAACGTCTAGTAGCTAAAGGGAAGAGTAAGAAATTAGCATTAATAGCAGTGTGTAACAAGTTATTAAAACAGGCTTTTGCTATTGTAAAAAGTGGTTTGCCTTATGATGAAAACTTTGTGTCAAAATTAAGCTAA
- a CDS encoding PBSX family phage terminase large subunit yields the protein MPKVKLKFNWKLFNPNFHHLEKELTNIYRRFIWCYGGSSSAKSYSVAQAILIIGCLIENSDTLVFRKVSATIDETIYKDFKNIIYDLKLDRFFNCQAKKIKCVNGSQIVFKGLDDPEKIKGISSFKRVVLEEVSEFDYADFKQIRKRLRGIEGQQIVCMFNPINKEHWIKKKVFDMEEQNQLSKSLVDHNGVLRLNVEEKYTHVSEKWEGGKIKVNGEEYPPNFVVIKSTYLNNFWVVGSPCKSFGFIDIQTIADFDHDKKTDYNFYSIYALGNWGKLNKGGEFYKKFKAEKHVTDRIPYESNKPLHISFDENLHPYLSLSIYQASGLRSWKIDEICLEHPNNSLAHVLKEFKRKYPPNREKVFLYGDRTSLKGDSKLKQGENFFTLIEDSLKSDGYTITRRLPSKNPSVSSRGNFINEIFEENIFGIEYLISDNCTKTIEDYESVKEAPDGTKLKQRTKDPVTKITYEKYGHLTDTDDYFICEYYKLEYNKYLGKRKKHIVSKPINSH from the coding sequence ATGCCAAAGGTTAAATTAAAATTCAATTGGAAGTTATTTAATCCTAACTTTCATCATTTAGAGAAAGAGCTTACCAACATATACAGAAGATTTATTTGGTGTTATGGAGGCTCTTCTTCAGCAAAATCTTATTCTGTTGCACAGGCTATTCTAATAATTGGATGTTTAATAGAGAATTCAGATACATTAGTTTTTAGAAAAGTATCAGCAACTATTGATGAGACGATTTACAAGGACTTTAAGAACATTATTTATGATTTAAAACTCGATAGGTTCTTCAATTGTCAAGCAAAGAAGATTAAGTGTGTCAATGGAAGTCAAATTGTATTTAAAGGATTAGATGATCCTGAAAAAATAAAAGGAATTTCATCGTTTAAGAGGGTTGTGTTAGAAGAAGTGTCTGAGTTTGATTATGCAGACTTCAAGCAGATTAGAAAGCGTTTAAGAGGAATAGAAGGACAGCAGATTGTTTGTATGTTTAATCCTATCAATAAAGAACATTGGATTAAGAAGAAGGTTTTTGATATGGAAGAGCAAAACCAACTTTCTAAATCTTTGGTAGATCATAATGGAGTCTTAAGACTGAATGTTGAAGAAAAATATACTCATGTTTCGGAGAAATGGGAAGGAGGGAAAATAAAAGTCAATGGAGAGGAATATCCACCGAATTTTGTAGTTATCAAATCAACTTATCTAAATAACTTTTGGGTTGTTGGTTCTCCGTGTAAAAGCTTTGGCTTTATAGATATTCAAACCATAGCAGATTTTGATCATGATAAAAAGACGGATTATAATTTTTATTCAATATATGCTTTAGGTAATTGGGGTAAACTTAATAAAGGAGGTGAGTTTTATAAGAAGTTTAAAGCTGAAAAACATGTTACTGATAGAATACCTTATGAATCAAATAAACCACTACATATTTCCTTCGATGAAAATTTGCATCCGTATTTATCCTTATCTATTTATCAGGCTAGTGGTCTAAGGTCATGGAAGATTGACGAGATATGTTTAGAGCATCCTAATAATTCATTGGCTCATGTATTGAAAGAATTCAAACGTAAATATCCACCAAATAGAGAAAAGGTTTTTCTATATGGGGATAGAACCAGTTTAAAAGGAGATAGTAAATTAAAGCAAGGGGAGAACTTCTTTACTTTGATAGAAGATAGTTTAAAATCGGATGGCTATACTATTACAAGAAGGTTACCATCTAAAAATCCAAGTGTAAGTAGTAGAGGAAACTTTATTAATGAAATCTTTGAAGAGAATATCTTCGGTATTGAATATCTCATTTCAGATAATTGCACCAAAACTATAGAAGATTACGAAAGTGTTAAAGAAGCTCCCGACGGAACTAAACTAAAACAAAGGACTAAAGATCCTGTAACAAAAATCACCTACGAAAAATATGGACATCTAACAGATACAGACGACTATTTTATTTGTGAGTACTATAAACTTGAATACAACAAGTACTTGGGTAAAAGAAAAAAACACATCGTTTCCAAGCCAATTAATAGTCATTAA